In the genome of Euleptes europaea isolate rEulEur1 chromosome 7, rEulEur1.hap1, whole genome shotgun sequence, one region contains:
- the KCNJ9 gene encoding G protein-activated inward rectifier potassium channel 3 yields MAKENAAFSTVPETPVSESKPPLSSHQLKPAAVRRLGAEPEKPEKKKGRQRYVEKDGKCNVQHGNVHETYRYLTDIFTTLVDLKWRFSLLVFILAYAITWLFFGLIWWFIAYCRGDLDHLGEEEWVPCVKNLNGFVSAFLFSIETETTIGYGHRVITDQCPEGIVLLLLQAILGSMVNAFMVGCMFVKISQPNKRAETLVFSSHAVISLRDDRLCLMFRVGDLRNSHIVEASIRAKLIMSKQTHEGEFIPLNQTDINVGFETGDDRLFLVSPLIISHEINEHSPFWEVSKEQLRKDEFEVVVILEGMVEATGMTCQARSSYLVDEVLWGHRFMSVLSLEDGFYEVDYNSFHQTFEVPTPTCSARELAEAAARMDAHLYWSIPSRLDEKVEEATEKAEEGSKERNGNLASLESESKV; encoded by the exons ATGGCCAAAGAGAATGCAGCATTTTCCACCGTCCCTGAGACCCCGGTGTCCGAGTCCAAGCCGCCCCTTTCTTCCCACCAGCTCAAACCGGCTGCTGTGCGGCGCCTCGGCGcagagccggagaagccggagaAGAAGAAGGGCCGGCAGCGATACGTGGAGAAAGACGGCAAGTGCAACGTACAGCATGGCAACGTGCACGAAACCTACCGCTACCTGACGGACATCTTCACCACCTTGGTGGACCTGAAGTGGCGCTTCAGCCTGCTGGTCTTCATCCTGGCGTACGCCATCACCTGGCTCTTCTTCGGCCTCATCTGGTGGTTTATTGCCTACTGCCGGGGCGACCTGGACCACCTGGGCGAGGAGGAGTGGGTCCCATGCGTCAAGAACCTGAACGGCTTCGTCTCCGCCTTCCTCTTCTCCATCGAGACAGAGACGACGATCGGCTACGGCCACAGGGTCATCACAGACCAGTGTCCCGAGGGCAtcgtcctgctgctgctgcaggccaTCCTGGGCTCCATGGTCAACGCCTTCATGGTGGGCTGCATGTTTGTCAAGATCTCCCAGCCCAACAAGCGGGCGGAGACGCTGGTCTTCTCCTCGCACGCCGTGATCTCCCTGCGCGACGACCGCCTGTGCCTCATGTTCCGGGTGGGCGACCTGCGCAACTCCCACATCGTAGAGGCCTCCATCCGGGCCAAGCTGATCATGTCCAAGCAGACACACGAAGGGGAGTTCATCCCCCTCAACCAGACAGACATCAACGTGGGCTTCGAGACGGGCGACGACCGCCTCTTCCTGGTCTCGCCCCTCATCATCAGCCACGAGATCAACGAGCACAGCCccttctgggaggtctccaaggAGCAGCTAAGGAAGGACGAGTTCGAGGTCGTGGTCATCTTGGAAGGGATGGTGGAGGCCACAG GGATGACGTGCCAAGCTCGGAGCTCCTACCTGGTGGACGAGGTCCTCTGGGGCCACCGCTTCATGTCCGTCCTCTCCCTTGAGGACGGCTTCTATGAGGTGGACTACAACAGCTTCCATCAGACCTTTGAGGTGCCCACCCCCACCTGCAGTGCCCGGGAACTGGCCGAGGCAGCCGCCCGTATGGATGCTCACCTGTACTGGTCCATCCCCAGCCGGCTGGACGAAAAGGTGGAGGAAGCCACCGAGAAGGCGGAAGAAGGCAGCAAGGAGAGGAACGGGAACCTGGCCAGCTTGGAAAGCGAGTCTAAGGTTTAA